From Chloracidobacterium sp., the proteins below share one genomic window:
- the topA gene encoding type I DNA topoisomerase encodes MPKSLVVVESPAKAKTITKYLGKDFTVLASYGHIKDLPEKELGVDIEHGFEPTYELIPDTKKRNNTKTVRELKAAAREADAIYLAADPDREGEAICQHLREELVGAKNDKPVYRLLFNEITKDAIQASLKQPREINTALVEAQQARRVLDRLVGYQVSPMLNRRLGGGKLALSAGRVQSVALRLVVEREREIQAFKPTEYWTFTARFAAKLPPEFTANLLSIAGATLKTSDFDKRRKNERHIRDEAEARDLERRLRAVAEWRVASVTTKEKKRNPVAPFITSTLQQEAARKLSFSVKKTMQIAQKLYEGVELGAEGSVGLITYMRTDSTRVADSALHDVRAFIAANYGDDKLPAKANQYKNKQTAQDAHEAIRPTSVARTPDQVARYLEADELALYRLIWQRFVASQMVPAIYDATTIDIEGGDGFVFRATGSVLRFAGFLTVYEEGKDERDADDEALALKLPPVTTGEVVECRELQANQSFTKPPARYTEATLVKTLEELGIGRPSTYAQILSVIQAREYVEKRDGRFHPTDLGMVVADVLTENFADLFDPGYTALLEAQLDEIEEGKRNWRDTLDDFYEKFQADLKAAEANLKKAKAGVATDETCHKCGSPMMLKLGRYGKYLACTNPECKATRDYGQRAAAEESEATSEAAAYADVTCETCGRPMTLKKGRWGEFLACTGYPECKTTRRLTESGAPKPPDVLLDEPCPTCGKPLAVKQGRFGAFTACSTYPKCKYVKREVVKHMACPRPGCGGDIIERKSRRGLVFYGCTNYPGCEVVYWDKPVMESCPQCGAPFTLEKTTKRYGAYRYCADKEGCGWTEAPSAAKTAKKAKVVVGEVAPPAEGPETQATGKRAVLKKASSSQSAASAA; translated from the coding sequence ATGCCAAAGAGTCTGGTTGTTGTTGAGTCTCCGGCGAAGGCAAAGACGATTACCAAGTACCTCGGCAAGGACTTCACCGTACTCGCTTCGTACGGTCACATCAAGGATTTGCCTGAAAAAGAGCTAGGCGTGGACATTGAGCATGGGTTTGAGCCGACCTATGAACTCATTCCCGACACCAAAAAGCGCAACAACACCAAAACCGTCCGGGAGTTGAAGGCCGCCGCGCGCGAGGCTGACGCCATTTATCTTGCCGCCGACCCCGACCGTGAAGGCGAGGCCATCTGCCAGCACTTACGTGAGGAACTGGTCGGTGCGAAGAACGACAAGCCGGTTTACCGACTGCTGTTCAATGAAATCACAAAGGACGCCATTCAGGCGTCGCTCAAACAACCTCGCGAAATCAATACGGCGCTGGTAGAAGCGCAGCAGGCGCGGCGTGTCCTCGATCGGCTGGTGGGCTATCAGGTTAGCCCAATGCTCAACCGGCGGTTGGGCGGGGGCAAGCTGGCGCTGTCGGCAGGGCGCGTCCAATCGGTCGCCCTCCGCTTGGTGGTTGAACGTGAACGTGAGATTCAAGCCTTCAAGCCTACCGAATACTGGACGTTCACTGCGCGCTTCGCTGCCAAGCTGCCGCCGGAGTTCACCGCTAATCTCCTCTCAATCGCCGGCGCAACACTCAAAACAAGCGATTTCGACAAGCGGCGCAAAAACGAGCGCCACATTCGGGATGAAGCGGAGGCGCGTGATCTCGAGCGACGACTGCGCGCTGTAGCCGAATGGCGGGTCGCGTCGGTGACGACCAAGGAGAAAAAGCGTAACCCTGTCGCGCCGTTCATCACCTCGACGCTTCAGCAGGAAGCCGCCCGTAAGTTGTCTTTTTCCGTCAAGAAGACCATGCAGATCGCGCAGAAGCTCTACGAAGGCGTTGAGCTTGGGGCGGAAGGCAGCGTTGGGTTGATTACCTACATGCGGACGGATTCGACCCGCGTCGCCGATTCGGCGCTACACGACGTACGGGCGTTTATCGCCGCCAACTACGGTGACGACAAACTCCCCGCGAAGGCGAATCAGTATAAGAACAAGCAAACAGCGCAGGACGCCCACGAGGCGATTCGTCCGACCTCGGTGGCGCGGACGCCTGATCAGGTCGCGCGATATCTTGAAGCCGATGAACTGGCGCTGTACCGCTTGATCTGGCAGCGGTTTGTCGCGTCACAAATGGTTCCGGCCATTTATGACGCGACGACGATTGACATTGAAGGCGGCGATGGCTTCGTGTTTCGGGCGACCGGATCGGTGCTGCGCTTTGCGGGTTTTCTGACGGTGTATGAAGAAGGCAAGGATGAACGCGACGCCGACGACGAGGCGCTGGCGCTGAAGTTGCCGCCGGTGACCACAGGCGAAGTCGTTGAATGCCGGGAGCTACAGGCCAACCAAAGCTTTACAAAGCCGCCGGCGCGTTACACGGAAGCCACGCTCGTTAAGACGCTGGAGGAGTTAGGTATTGGGCGGCCGTCCACCTACGCGCAGATTTTGTCGGTCATTCAGGCGCGCGAGTATGTGGAAAAGCGCGACGGGCGTTTCCACCCAACCGACTTAGGGATGGTCGTCGCCGACGTACTGACGGAAAACTTCGCCGACCTGTTTGATCCCGGCTACACCGCTCTCCTTGAAGCCCAGTTGGATGAGATTGAGGAAGGGAAGCGCAACTGGCGCGACACGCTGGACGACTTTTACGAGAAGTTTCAGGCGGATTTGAAGGCGGCGGAGGCGAACCTCAAAAAAGCCAAGGCCGGCGTAGCCACGGATGAAACCTGTCACAAGTGTGGCTCGCCGATGATGCTCAAGCTGGGGCGCTACGGGAAGTATTTGGCCTGCACCAACCCGGAGTGCAAGGCGACGCGCGATTACGGTCAGCGAGCGGCGGCAGAAGAAAGCGAGGCGACGAGCGAGGCGGCGGCCTACGCCGACGTGACCTGCGAGACATGCGGGCGGCCGATGACGCTCAAAAAAGGTCGTTGGGGCGAATTTCTCGCCTGTACGGGCTACCCGGAATGCAAGACGACGCGCCGGTTGACGGAAAGTGGCGCGCCCAAGCCGCCGGATGTCCTGTTGGACGAACCCTGTCCAACCTGCGGGAAGCCGCTGGCCGTCAAGCAGGGTCGTTTCGGCGCGTTCACGGCGTGTTCCACCTACCCGAAGTGCAAGTATGTCAAGCGCGAAGTCGTCAAGCACATGGCTTGTCCGCGGCCGGGCTGCGGCGGCGACATCATTGAGCGCAAATCGCGGCGCGGCTTGGTGTTTTATGGCTGTACGAACTATCCCGGCTGCGAGGTGGTGTACTGGGACAAGCCAGTCATGGAAAGCTGCCCGCAGTGCGGTGCACCGTTTACGCTTGAAAAGACGACCAAGCGCTATGGCGCATATCGCTACTGCGCTGACAAAGAGGGCTGCGGTTGGACCGAGGCCCCCAGCGCCGCCAAAACCGCCAAGAAAGCCAAGGTGGTTGTTGGTGAAGTCGCGCCGCCGGCGGAAGGCCCAGAAACGCAGGCGACAGGCAAGCGGGCGGTTTTGAAGAAGGCCTCGTCCAGCCAATCGGCGGCCAGCGCGGCCTAG
- a CDS encoding bifunctional (p)ppGpp synthetase/guanosine-3',5'-bis(diphosphate) 3'-pyrophosphohydrolase, whose product MIRFEDIAEKVERYHPNADLDLLRRAYLLSAQMHKGQVRKSGEPYLMHPLAVAYILAEMRLDVVCVTTGLLHDLVEDTHVTLDEIRAQFGDEIAHLVDGLTKISSIEYTSREERQAETVRKMLLAMVDDIRVVLVKLADRLHNMRTLDYLPPEKRAAKAQETLDIYAPIAHRLGMGKIRGELEDLSFQYLYPDDYRHLKAIVDQRRPALEADLAHVRATLQEKLPEHNVKVVEIQGRIKRLYSLYRKLKERAISIDQVYDLMAVRVITQDIADCYAAVGVVHNIWKPIPGRFKDWIGIPRNNMYQSLHTSVVGDIGHAFEVQIRTAEMHKIAEEGIAAHWRYKEGRSALKEDHETYAWLKRLVEWQQEVSDSREFLDELKINLYPNEVYAYTPKGKVLELPRGSCPIDFAYAIHSDIGQHCVGAKVNGNIVKLSYELKNGDVVEILTSPNAKPSQDWLKLVKTARARNKIRRYLVETERRRSLEIGRKSLEREAERLKLNLRKLIESGDLNRAAQEHGYQRDEDLIAAVGYGKLEARHVLAKFVPPSKLTELDAQTPANGLAKVGRLVKKYLRLGPDRIQVRGIDDILVFRARCCSPIRGEKIIGYITRGKGVAVHRADCPNAANLMINRERIIDVDWVIETEGTTTYPVTLSATTENRPGILANVTTAVAEVKTNIRESHAHVGADGFGRITLTLDIHDAKHLSRVMQAIRNVSGVISLERLTETAEAS is encoded by the coding sequence GTGATTCGATTTGAAGATATTGCCGAAAAAGTCGAACGCTACCATCCCAACGCCGACCTTGACCTGTTGCGTCGGGCGTATTTGCTGTCGGCGCAGATGCACAAAGGGCAAGTGCGGAAGTCCGGTGAGCCGTACCTGATGCACCCGCTGGCTGTGGCCTACATCCTCGCCGAGATGCGCCTTGATGTCGTCTGCGTAACAACTGGCTTACTCCATGACCTTGTCGAAGACACCCATGTTACGCTGGATGAGATCCGCGCCCAATTTGGCGATGAAATCGCCCATCTGGTGGACGGGCTAACCAAAATCTCCAGCATCGAGTACACCTCACGTGAGGAACGACAGGCGGAAACCGTCCGCAAAATGCTGCTGGCGATGGTGGACGACATCCGCGTGGTGCTGGTCAAGCTGGCCGACCGGCTGCACAACATGCGTACGCTGGATTACCTGCCGCCGGAAAAACGCGCCGCCAAGGCACAGGAAACCCTTGACATCTATGCGCCTATCGCCCACCGGCTGGGCATGGGGAAAATTCGCGGTGAACTTGAGGACCTCAGCTTTCAGTACCTATACCCGGACGATTACCGCCATTTGAAGGCAATTGTGGATCAACGCCGCCCGGCGTTGGAAGCCGACCTTGCGCATGTGCGCGCAACGCTTCAGGAGAAGCTCCCAGAACACAACGTCAAGGTCGTTGAGATTCAAGGCCGCATCAAGCGCCTTTACAGCCTGTACCGCAAGCTTAAGGAACGCGCCATTTCTATTGACCAGGTTTATGATCTGATGGCCGTCCGCGTGATTACGCAGGACATCGCCGACTGTTACGCGGCGGTCGGTGTCGTCCACAACATCTGGAAGCCCATACCGGGACGCTTCAAGGACTGGATCGGCATTCCGCGCAACAACATGTACCAATCGCTCCACACCTCGGTGGTGGGCGACATCGGGCATGCCTTTGAAGTGCAAATCCGTACGGCTGAAATGCACAAGATCGCCGAAGAAGGCATTGCCGCGCACTGGCGCTACAAGGAAGGGCGTTCGGCGCTCAAGGAGGACCACGAAACCTATGCTTGGCTCAAGCGCCTCGTCGAGTGGCAGCAGGAAGTGTCCGACTCCCGCGAGTTCCTTGATGAACTGAAAATCAACCTGTACCCCAACGAGGTGTACGCCTATACGCCGAAGGGCAAGGTGTTGGAGCTGCCGCGCGGTTCGTGTCCGATTGACTTCGCCTACGCAATCCACAGTGACATTGGTCAACACTGTGTCGGGGCTAAGGTCAACGGCAACATCGTCAAGCTGTCATACGAACTCAAAAACGGCGATGTCGTCGAGATTCTGACCTCGCCCAACGCCAAGCCGAGTCAAGACTGGTTGAAGTTGGTCAAAACCGCCCGTGCGCGGAACAAAATTCGGCGCTACTTGGTGGAGACCGAACGGCGGCGATCGCTTGAAATCGGGCGTAAGTCGCTTGAGCGTGAAGCTGAGCGGCTAAAACTCAACCTGCGCAAGCTGATAGAATCTGGTGACCTCAACCGTGCGGCGCAGGAACATGGCTATCAGCGGGATGAAGACCTCATCGCCGCCGTCGGCTACGGCAAACTGGAAGCGCGCCATGTGCTGGCGAAGTTTGTTCCACCGTCTAAGTTGACCGAACTCGACGCGCAAACACCCGCCAACGGCCTCGCCAAGGTCGGACGGTTGGTGAAGAAGTACCTTCGGTTAGGTCCTGACCGCATCCAAGTACGCGGGATTGACGATATTCTGGTGTTCCGAGCGCGTTGCTGCTCGCCGATTCGAGGCGAAAAGATCATCGGCTACATCACGCGCGGAAAGGGCGTCGCCGTCCACCGCGCTGATTGCCCGAACGCCGCCAACTTGATGATTAATCGGGAACGTATCATTGATGTGGACTGGGTCATCGAGACGGAAGGCACAACGACATACCCGGTGACGCTTTCAGCCACGACTGAAAACCGCCCCGGCATTCTTGCCAACGTGACCACCGCCGTCGCGGAAGTCAAGACCAACATTCGCGAGTCGCATGCTCATGTCGGCGCGGACGGCTTCGGACGCATCACCCTGACGCTCGACATTCATGACGCTAAGCATCTTTCACGGGTGATGCAGGCGATTCGGAACGTGTCCGGCGTCATTAGCCTAGAACGGCTTACGGAGACCGCTGAGGCCTCCTAA
- the tadA gene encoding tRNA adenosine(34) deaminase TadA — protein sequence MATTDDELWMRLALDEAWVCLDRDEVPVGAVLVVGDRLIARAGNRTRTDCDPTAHAEIVALRAAAQRLGNYRLTEATLYVTLEPCAMCAGALIQARIARLVFGASDPKAGAVVSHFGLCTTSVLNHRIAVTGGVLAQACGDLLRDFFRRRRE from the coding sequence GTGGCGACGACCGACGATGAATTGTGGATGCGCTTGGCGTTAGATGAAGCATGGGTCTGCCTTGACCGCGACGAAGTGCCGGTCGGGGCCGTGCTAGTTGTCGGCGACCGTTTGATTGCACGGGCCGGTAATCGAACCCGTACTGACTGCGATCCAACAGCCCATGCTGAAATCGTTGCGCTTCGCGCGGCGGCGCAGCGGCTGGGCAATTACCGCTTGACCGAAGCGACGCTCTATGTGACGCTCGAACCTTGCGCCATGTGCGCCGGAGCGCTGATTCAGGCGCGGATTGCCCGGCTAGTCTTTGGCGCTTCTGACCCCAAGGCGGGTGCGGTCGTGAGTCATTTCGGGTTGTGTACCACCTCGGTGCTCAACCACCGCATCGCTGTGACAGGCGGCGTACTGGCGCAGGCGTGCGGCGACTTGCTAAGGGACTTCTTTCGCCGCCGCCGAGAATGA
- a CDS encoding VWA domain-containing protein — MAATARTVTAWVGLFLTAFLSVGVFREQAQAQEDIVLRSNLVTIEVTVTDAQGRPLTGLHRDDFLIYEEGSPRRIEFFQANGEQALRPLAVVFAFDVSGSVTPEEAALQRRALEAFLAERHPESVFALVTFNNEVRVLEGFTKEPAKLLAKLDRFKNFGGSTRLFDAVDKSLSLFRKVPRQRAGRVLRRLIVLLTDGFDSASNVNLDDLLRRVNEQEVTVYSVTSPSYTLTVAGRVRVPTPLDATRLVPLTGGRDFPMTPGKDYSESFRAIAREAATSYTLAYEPSEATGGRSGFRRISVRLRHPDAVVRANREGYYTQP, encoded by the coding sequence ATGGCGGCGACGGCACGAACTGTGACAGCTTGGGTGGGTCTGTTTCTGACGGCTTTTCTAAGCGTCGGCGTGTTTCGGGAGCAGGCGCAAGCTCAGGAAGACATCGTGTTGCGCAGCAACCTCGTGACGATTGAAGTCACCGTCACCGACGCTCAGGGTCGCCCGCTGACCGGACTGCACCGCGACGATTTTCTCATTTACGAAGAGGGTAGTCCCCGGCGCATTGAGTTTTTTCAAGCGAACGGCGAGCAAGCCCTGCGTCCGCTGGCCGTTGTCTTCGCCTTCGACGTTTCAGGCAGTGTGACGCCTGAAGAGGCGGCGCTGCAACGGCGGGCGCTCGAAGCTTTTTTGGCTGAACGACACCCTGAGTCAGTCTTTGCCTTGGTGACGTTCAACAACGAGGTGCGGGTTCTCGAAGGCTTCACCAAGGAACCAGCCAAGCTGTTGGCCAAACTGGATCGCTTCAAGAACTTCGGCGGCTCGACACGTCTATTCGACGCTGTGGACAAGTCGCTCAGCCTCTTCAGAAAAGTGCCGCGACAACGTGCCGGGCGCGTCCTGCGGCGGCTGATTGTCTTGCTGACAGACGGGTTTGACAGCGCCAGTAACGTCAATCTGGACGACCTGCTGCGGCGGGTTAACGAGCAAGAAGTGACGGTGTACAGTGTTACTTCGCCGTCCTACACCCTGACGGTCGCCGGTCGGGTGCGCGTGCCGACGCCGCTAGACGCCACGCGCCTTGTCCCGCTGACCGGCGGGCGGGATTTTCCAATGACGCCGGGGAAGGATTACAGCGAGTCGTTTCGCGCCATCGCCAGAGAGGCGGCGACAAGCTACACGCTGGCGTATGAGCCAAGCGAAGCAACGGGTGGGCGAAGCGGCTTTCGGCGAATTTCAGTACGGTTGCGGCATCCAGACGCGGTTGTACGCGCCAACCGCGAGGGGTACTACACCCAGCCGTAA
- a CDS encoding O-acetyl-ADP-ribose deacetylase gives MLDRLLVAVGDITTFTGDAIVNAANPSLLGGGGVDGAIHRAAGPELLAECRTLGGCPPGQARITRGYRLPAKWVIHTVGPIWRGGMHQEDDLLASCYRNSLALAAAHGVCTIAFPAISTGAYGFPLDRAANIAVRTLWEALTTTHTDIQATLMCFSETAAAMHRQALQRLIEQP, from the coding sequence ATGCTGGATCGCTTACTGGTCGCCGTCGGTGATATTACGACCTTTACCGGAGACGCGATTGTAAACGCCGCAAATCCATCGCTGCTGGGCGGCGGCGGTGTGGATGGCGCGATTCACCGCGCCGCCGGGCCAGAACTGTTGGCCGAGTGCCGAACGCTCGGCGGCTGCCCACCCGGACAAGCCAGAATCACGCGCGGCTACCGTTTGCCCGCCAAGTGGGTTATCCATACGGTCGGCCCGATCTGGCGCGGTGGGATGCACCAGGAGGACGATCTTTTGGCAAGCTGTTACCGCAACAGCTTAGCCCTTGCCGCCGCCCATGGTGTCTGCACCATTGCCTTCCCGGCGATTTCCACCGGGGCGTACGGCTTTCCCCTTGACCGCGCCGCCAACATTGCCGTTAGAACCCTTTGGGAGGCACTCACCACAACACACACCGACATACAGGCGACGCTGATGTGCTTTTCCGAGACCGCCGCCGCCATGCATCGTCAGGCGCTCCAACGTCTCATCGAACAGCCCTAA
- the pxpB gene encoding 5-oxoprolinase subunit PxpB has translation MTNAHIFPIADDALTVEFGQVISPVLYERVRRLDAALAAQPFTGFREAVPAYAALTVFYAPDTVKWAYPAFPTAYAAVVAHLERLLSLPLATDDAPRRLVEIPVCYDLRCGPDLPLVAEQHGLSVAEVIAYHCRPTYRVFMLGFLPGFAYLGLVDERIATPRRPTPRPQVPAGSIGIAGRQTGIYPAASPGGWQLIGRTPLRMFNPTAATPSRLAPGDEVRFYPIGYEAWLAQNEYDQCISEKM, from the coding sequence ATGACGAACGCGCACATCTTCCCGATTGCAGACGACGCTCTAACGGTCGAATTTGGGCAGGTAATTTCGCCGGTGCTGTACGAGCGCGTTCGGCGGCTCGATGCGGCGCTGGCGGCGCAGCCGTTTACAGGCTTCCGTGAAGCCGTTCCGGCTTACGCCGCACTGACTGTGTTCTATGCGCCGGACACCGTAAAGTGGGCGTATCCTGCCTTCCCGACGGCCTACGCCGCCGTGGTCGCCCACCTTGAGCGTTTGCTCTCGCTGCCCCTGGCGACCGACGACGCCCCGCGTCGGCTGGTTGAGATTCCGGTCTGCTACGACCTGCGCTGCGGCCCCGATTTGCCGCTGGTGGCTGAACAGCACGGGCTGTCAGTTGCAGAGGTCATTGCATATCACTGCCGCCCGACCTATCGCGTGTTTATGCTGGGCTTTTTGCCCGGCTTCGCCTACCTCGGTCTGGTTGACGAGCGGATTGCAACGCCGCGCCGCCCGACGCCGCGCCCACAAGTGCCGGCCGGAAGCATTGGCATCGCCGGGCGGCAAACCGGGATTTACCCTGCCGCCTCGCCCGGTGGCTGGCAGCTGATTGGACGCACGCCACTGCGGATGTTCAACCCGACGGCGGCGACACCGTCCCGGCTGGCGCCGGGGGATGAAGTTCGCTTTTATCCGATTGGTTACGAAGCCTGGTTAGCGCAAAACGAGTACGACCAGTGCATTTCCGAGAAAATGTAG
- a CDS encoding DUF4394 domain-containing protein gives MRLNIKVFPAIGALLLLGWAFVPPAVIKQVTPIQPTVLASNFNVTGLQGAFTLSNNRLIPISLNNPSNPSAPIPITGLADGETLVDIDFRPMNGLMYGLARNAGGQVRLYCISHRTGTATPLTATAQGLVAADGTTPIPVTGTVGIDFNPAVDRLRIVTSAGLNFRINPNTGLLIDGNPGAPGVQPDANIGGATTRVDSTLYTNNNGLAAVTTQYTLDAGSRRLFIQNPPNSGTQVNPLPVTVSGSPLNFTQVGGFDVADGVNTATAGAPVASGTAFAVLQVGGVNGLYAIELATGAARLVGLVGDGTTPVQGLAIQMRPVSGEFAVALNQNGTRLVQISLGALATNEVTVTGVAANERLVGVDFRPATGQFYGLGIDVFAARGTLYLVDPKTGACSPMAPSAIAYVQADGATQVPLPPGGYGMDFNPVVDRLRVTTATGLNFRINPNDGQPLDGNPNAPGVQMDGAINGLPAGLTGVAATAYTNAFAGTTVTTQYTIDAAGRALYIQSPPNSGTQIFVANITFNGAPLPIDTVNGFDISPNVRAQTSNAPVRGGRGILFTGAGGVSQIFSVDLVTGRAVQLAEVSSGNVTGLSGGSLAGRLVTDVTKIGVFSAAATVFTRNTNTSGTADAAFAYGLPGDIPIVGDWDGDGVDTIGVFRPATAQFFLRNSNTAGFADFAFNYGAPGDLPVAGDWTGKGFDSVGVFRNGVFFLKDNNTAGFADRAVSFGQASDLPVVGDWNGDGKTSVGVFRDGTFLLRNNNTTGPADTIFAFGQAGDRPVAGDWTGKGFDSVGVFRNGQFLLRNANASGTPDITITFGSAGDRPLVGNWNGEFR, from the coding sequence ATGCGTTTGAACATCAAAGTATTCCCTGCCATTGGCGCGCTTCTACTGCTAGGGTGGGCGTTTGTCCCTCCAGCTGTCATCAAGCAGGTGACGCCTATCCAACCAACGGTTTTAGCCTCCAACTTCAATGTCACCGGCCTGCAGGGCGCGTTTACCCTGTCCAACAACCGCTTGATTCCAATCAGCCTTAACAACCCATCCAACCCGAGTGCACCGATACCTATCACCGGACTCGCCGACGGTGAGACGTTGGTTGACATTGATTTTCGTCCGATGAATGGGCTGATGTACGGGCTGGCCCGCAACGCCGGCGGGCAGGTGCGGCTCTACTGCATCAGCCATCGTACTGGAACGGCGACGCCGCTGACCGCAACAGCACAGGGGTTAGTTGCCGCTGATGGAACTACCCCGATCCCAGTCACAGGAACGGTGGGGATTGATTTCAACCCAGCCGTTGACCGGTTGCGCATTGTGACCAGCGCCGGTCTCAACTTTCGCATCAACCCCAACACAGGGCTGCTGATTGACGGCAACCCCGGCGCGCCCGGCGTGCAGCCGGACGCCAATATTGGCGGCGCTACGACGCGGGTGGACTCGACGCTTTACACCAACAACAACGGACTGGCTGCCGTCACGACGCAATACACACTTGACGCTGGCAGCCGCCGACTCTTCATTCAAAATCCACCCAACAGCGGGACGCAAGTGAATCCACTGCCGGTGACGGTCAGCGGCAGCCCGCTCAACTTTACGCAGGTCGGTGGTTTTGACGTTGCAGACGGCGTCAACACAGCGACGGCGGGCGCGCCGGTTGCGTCGGGTACGGCTTTTGCCGTGTTGCAAGTCGGTGGCGTGAATGGCCTTTACGCGATTGAACTCGCCACCGGCGCGGCGCGGTTGGTTGGCCTGGTTGGCGATGGAACCACACCTGTGCAGGGTCTCGCTATCCAAATGCGCCCTGTAAGCGGTGAGTTCGCCGTTGCGCTAAACCAGAACGGCACGCGCTTGGTACAGATCAGTCTCGGTGCGCTCGCTACAAACGAGGTCACTGTGACCGGCGTCGCTGCCAATGAACGACTCGTTGGCGTTGACTTCCGCCCGGCAACGGGACAGTTCTACGGTTTAGGCATTGATGTGTTTGCTGCCAGGGGGACGTTGTATTTGGTTGACCCGAAAACCGGCGCCTGCAGCCCGATGGCTCCGTCCGCCATCGCGTATGTGCAGGCCGACGGCGCAACGCAGGTACCGCTCCCGCCAGGAGGCTACGGTATGGATTTCAATCCGGTCGTTGACCGCCTGCGCGTGACGACCGCCACCGGCCTCAACTTCCGCATCAATCCCAACGACGGGCAGCCGTTAGACGGCAACCCCAACGCCCCCGGCGTCCAGATGGACGGTGCCATCAATGGGCTGCCGGCAGGTTTGACCGGCGTGGCAGCGACGGCCTACACCAACGCTTTTGCGGGAACAACCGTGACGACGCAGTACACGATTGACGCCGCCGGCCGCGCACTTTACATCCAGAGTCCGCCCAACTCCGGCACGCAAATTTTCGTCGCCAACATCACCTTCAACGGGGCGCCGCTCCCAATTGACACGGTCAACGGCTTCGACATTTCGCCCAACGTCCGCGCACAGACCAGTAATGCGCCTGTACGTGGCGGACGCGGGATACTCTTCACCGGTGCGGGCGGCGTTAGTCAGATTTTCAGCGTGGACCTCGTGACCGGACGCGCCGTCCAACTGGCGGAAGTCTCATCCGGCAATGTTACTGGCCTGTCTGGCGGCTCGCTGGCCGGTCGCCTCGTGACGGATGTGACCAAGATCGGCGTCTTTAGCGCGGCGGCGACGGTGTTTACCCGGAATACCAACACAAGCGGCACAGCCGACGCCGCCTTTGCGTATGGTCTGCCCGGAGACATCCCAATTGTCGGCGACTGGGACGGCGATGGTGTGGATACCATCGGCGTCTTTCGCCCGGCCACTGCGCAGTTCTTTCTCAGAAACAGCAACACGGCCGGCTTTGCCGATTTCGCCTTCAACTACGGCGCGCCCGGCGATCTTCCCGTGGCAGGGGATTGGACGGGCAAAGGTTTTGACTCCGTGGGTGTCTTCCGCAACGGCGTGTTTTTCCTGAAGGACAACAACACCGCTGGCTTTGCCGACCGCGCTGTGAGTTTTGGGCAGGCCTCCGACCTGCCCGTAGTGGGCGATTGGAACGGAGACGGGAAGACCAGCGTCGGTGTCTTCCGCGATGGGACCTTCCTGCTTCGCAACAACAACACCACCGGTCCGGCGGATACGATATTCGCCTTTGGGCAGGCGGGTGACCGTCCGGTGGCGGGCGACTGGACCGGCAAGGGCTTTGATTCGGTCGGCGTCTTCCGCAACGGCCAGTTCCTGCTGCGCAACGCCAACGCCAGCGGAACACCGGACATAACCATCACCTTTGGGAGCGCTGGCGACCGTCCTCTTGTCGGCAACTGGAACGGCGAGTTCCGCTAA
- a CDS encoding LamB/YcsF family protein has protein sequence MATIDLNADMGESFGDWRMGQDEALLPYVSSVNLACGFHAGDPHTLRKSVALALEHDVAIGAHPSYPDLLGFGRREMALTPDEVFDCVLYQVAAVKGVCEALGGRLHHVKPHGALYNRAARAPEIAAAIARAVAKLDAALILYGLAGGCLITEAERVGLRAVGEAFADRRYQPDGTLVPRSQADALITDTAEAVAQARRIVHEQAVVARDGQTVSLRAETLCLHGDGPQALAFAQAIRQALEADGVRVAAP, from the coding sequence ATGGCGACCATAGACCTCAACGCCGACATGGGTGAAAGCTTCGGCGACTGGCGCATGGGGCAGGACGAGGCGCTGTTGCCCTACGTGTCTTCCGTCAATCTCGCCTGCGGCTTCCACGCCGGCGATCCGCATACGCTGCGAAAAAGCGTCGCACTGGCGCTGGAACACGATGTGGCGATTGGCGCGCACCCAAGCTACCCTGACCTGCTTGGGTTTGGTCGCCGTGAGATGGCGCTGACGCCGGACGAGGTCTTTGACTGCGTTCTCTATCAGGTCGCGGCCGTCAAAGGCGTCTGCGAGGCGCTGGGTGGGCGACTCCATCACGTCAAGCCGCACGGAGCGCTTTACAACCGGGCGGCGCGCGCGCCGGAGATCGCCGCCGCCATTGCGCGCGCCGTGGCCAAGCTGGACGCTGCGCTTATCCTCTACGGTTTGGCCGGCGGTTGTCTCATTACGGAAGCGGAGCGAGTCGGTCTGCGCGCTGTAGGTGAAGCCTTCGCCGACCGCCGCTATCAGCCGGACGGGACGCTCGTTCCCCGCTCTCAGGCGGACGCCCTGATCACCGACACGGCCGAAGCCGTCGCCCAAGCGCGACGGATTGTTCACGAGCAAGCCGTTGTGGCTCGCGACGGGCAAACCGTGTCATTGCGGGCGGAAACGCTTTGCCTGCACGGTGACGGCCCGCAGGCGCTCGCCTTCGCCCAAGCCATCCGGCAGGCGCTTGAGGCCGACGGCGTTCGCGTCGCTGCGCCATGA